A region of Carassius auratus strain Wakin chromosome 41, ASM336829v1, whole genome shotgun sequence DNA encodes the following proteins:
- the LOC113059639 gene encoding acyl-coenzyme A thioesterase THEM4-like, with translation MLGHIARSLGRLQLLQSSLPSIRPVSTMALWPFSSQPRDFSQPNSTWSPEMCKVYDHYNTLCDTDTENKERKRAPWRKLPSYNRSIKYATGGIHLSKMIKAQARLFTRNIKEQGATFEYVVFVNKEEKRCVCVFQAGHLLEGAPGYVHGGAIATMIDTVTGTLAGFLSGPIMTANLNINYRNPMPLGSVVLIHSALDQIERKKQFITCKVTSTDESKLYTEATALFVSISVDHLFGSQN, from the exons ATGTTGGGACACATAGCGAGAAGCCTCGGCCGCCTCCAGCTGCTCCAGTCCTCACTCCCCTCCATCAGACCCGTCTCG ACGATGGCACTGTGGCCGTTCTCTTCGCAGCCACGGGACTTCAGCCAGCCCAACTCCACATGGAGTCCAGAGATGTGCAAGGTTTACGACCACTATAACACACTGTGTGACACTGACACcgaaaataaagagagaaaaagggCGCCTTGGAGGAAGTTGCCCAGCTACAATCGTTCCATTAAATATGCTACTG GCGGCATACACCTCAGCAAAATGATCAAGGCCCAAGCTCGACTTTTCACAAGAAATATTAAAGAGCAGGGCGCAACGTTTGAGTATGTGGTGTTTGTCAATAAGGAGGAGaagagatgtgtttgtgtgtttcaggcaGGACATTTACTAGAAGGTGCACCTGG GTATGTACATGGTGGAGCTATAGCCACCATGATTGACACAGTGACTGGCACTCTTGCCGGTTTCCTCTCAGGACCTATTATGACTGCCAATCTCAACATCAACTACCGCAA TCCAATGCCTCTGGGTAGTGTGGTTTTAATTCACAGTGCTCTGGATCAGATAGAGAGGAAGAAACAATTCATCACTTGCAAAGTGACCAGCACTGATGAGTCCAAACTCTACACTGAAGCCACAG CTCTGTTTGTTTCAATAAGTGTggaccatttatttggatcacaAAACTGA
- the LOC113060132 gene encoding FK506-binding protein 3-like, which yields MKFPALLLAFFFVCSLGIAGYIHSKRKQEVQMSKQASFQDIKFRVTRDVLEEYKDQLIQGNILLNKTKTEVDILTKDVSVAKTFAEKKKGDVDTCKGDKKRLTDEIAAGESEKKHIESEFVKEKSHWATEVDSLQNQLVQLSTLCKYIDKTSEEGRKMCNITQEPQQPEAKPKESQAEKPKAEEPNAEQPKPEEPKAEQPKADVQ from the exons ATGAAGTTTCCTGCACTGCTGTTggcttttttctttgtgtgtagtCTGGGTATCGCTGGCTACATCCATTCCAAACGGAAACAGGAGGTGCAAATGAGTAAACAGGCTTCATTTCAAGATATTAAGTTCAGGGTGACCAGAGATGTTCTGGAAGAATACAAGGATCAGCTGATCCAGGGAAATATACTGCTAAATAAGACTAAAACAGAGGTGGACATTCTAACCAAAGATGTGTCCGTAGccaagacatttgcagagaagaaAAAAGGTGACGTTGATACATGTAAAGGTGACAAG AAACGATTAACAGATGAAATTGCTGCTGGAGAGTCAGAGAAGAAACATATCGAGA GTGAGTTTGTCAAGGAAAAGTCTCATTGGGCAACAGAGGTTGATTCTCTACAAAATCAACTGGTGCAGCTGAGCACACTTTGCAAGTACATCGACAAGACCTCTGAGGAGGGAAG GAAAATGTGTAACATTACCCAAGAGCCACAACAGCCAGAGGCAAAGCCTAAGGAATCACAAGCAGAAAAACCCAAGGCAGAGGAACCCAATGCAGAACAGCCGAAACCTGAGGAACCAAAAGCTGAACAGCCAAAAGCAGATGTACAGTGA